A stretch of the Candidatus Zixiibacteriota bacterium genome encodes the following:
- a CDS encoding DUF378 domain-containing protein — protein sequence MKSMDVIVAVLLVVGGLNWGLVGILKFDLVATIFGSGSLLANIVYSLVGISALYQAMQWKAIQRRWMPSASRA from the coding sequence ATGAAGAGTATGGATGTAATCGTAGCAGTGCTGCTGGTAGTCGGCGGTTTGAATTGGGGACTGGTTGGGATCTTGAAATTTGATCTGGTGGCGACCATTTTTGGCAGCGGTTCACTCCTTGCGAATATTGTCTACTCGTTGGTCGGTATTTCAGCTCTTTACCAGGCGATGCAGTGGAAGGCTATCCAGCGCCGCTGGATGCCGTCCGCTTCCAGAGCTTAA
- a CDS encoding carbohydrate binding family 9 domain-containing protein, translating to MKSTSISSKILSGLLIIAAGVLLINTSAVATKTFEPVFSPSLDAVKTTVAISIDGQLNDSGWLMAGQADNFTERSPNDLGQPDVETKAYITYDENNLYVAFICLDDPASIRATMCQRDQFDNDDAVALLIDTYGDAAWAYEFLVNPYGVQKDRLWTSVAGEDSGFDLIWESAAHVTDSGYQVEIAIPFSSLRFPNKDVQSWKVDFWRERPRESFKQYSWAAYDRNDQCWVCQWGTVNGISDVQPGKGFEILPSVVANQTGALVDRNDPNSDFENEKIDGDIALNAKYSVSSDVSLEGTLNPDFSQIEADAAQIDVNTTIALFYPERRPFFQEGSDIFRTLFNSFYTRTVNDPKFAAKLIGRTDKYNIGFLTALDENTPYMIPMEEGSILLNTGESYVNVLRGSGTVGGDSRVGFLLADRRFDNAGSNSVLAFDHDIRLSRALRFDGQYILTHTAEHDEAGETSGLEGITIDNGNHSIVFDGESFYGNAVISRLRHNSRHLNVQVTYDQVSPTYRTEVGYDPLANGRRIQYFTGYHIRPATGLFQRITPQVYIMRKWNYDGQRKDILTNFSLDNSLRYAQLNFGAAYNFGSQMWDGVEFDNLWHAEFYVNAQPTDAVGLNFNISRSKTVALFALAKGDETGVFAALSLKPLDRLTIEPTLNYARSTHEETGEELYDGYITRTRFQLQANKELSVRLVVQYNDFRQRWDIDPLFTYRLSSFSVFYVGSTYDYAQFNPAQDETSQWSLTSRQFFMKLQYLFQI from the coding sequence ATGAAAAGCACATCAATCAGTTCGAAGATCCTTAGTGGTCTTCTCATAATAGCGGCGGGTGTGCTGCTGATCAACACCTCCGCCGTGGCAACGAAAACTTTCGAGCCCGTCTTCAGTCCGTCACTCGATGCGGTAAAGACGACCGTTGCCATCAGCATCGATGGCCAGCTCAACGATTCCGGTTGGCTCATGGCCGGACAGGCCGACAACTTCACCGAGCGTTCGCCCAACGATCTGGGGCAGCCCGATGTTGAGACCAAGGCCTATATAACTTATGACGAGAATAATCTGTACGTGGCTTTCATCTGTCTGGATGATCCGGCGTCGATTCGCGCCACCATGTGCCAGCGTGACCAGTTCGATAACGATGATGCTGTGGCGCTTCTTATCGATACTTATGGCGACGCTGCCTGGGCGTACGAATTTCTTGTGAATCCTTATGGAGTCCAGAAAGACCGGCTGTGGACGAGTGTCGCGGGCGAAGATTCCGGTTTCGATTTGATTTGGGAATCGGCGGCTCATGTTACCGACTCCGGCTATCAGGTCGAAATTGCCATTCCATTTTCGAGTCTTCGCTTTCCCAACAAGGATGTGCAGAGCTGGAAGGTGGACTTCTGGCGTGAACGTCCCCGCGAAAGCTTCAAACAGTACTCGTGGGCGGCCTATGACCGTAACGATCAGTGTTGGGTTTGTCAGTGGGGCACCGTGAACGGCATCAGTGACGTTCAGCCGGGCAAAGGCTTTGAAATCCTTCCGTCGGTAGTCGCCAACCAGACTGGCGCTCTGGTTGACCGCAACGATCCCAATTCCGATTTCGAGAATGAGAAGATTGACGGTGATATCGCCCTGAATGCCAAGTATTCGGTGTCCTCCGACGTCTCCCTTGAAGGAACACTGAACCCGGATTTCAGCCAGATTGAGGCCGACGCGGCGCAGATCGATGTCAACACGACTATCGCCCTGTTCTACCCCGAAAGACGGCCGTTCTTCCAGGAAGGGTCCGATATTTTCCGCACCCTGTTCAACTCGTTTTATACCAGGACGGTAAATGATCCAAAATTCGCGGCGAAATTGATCGGGCGTACGGACAAATACAATATCGGTTTCCTGACTGCTCTCGATGAAAATACGCCTTATATGATTCCGATGGAGGAAGGAAGCATTCTACTGAATACCGGCGAAAGCTATGTTAACGTTTTGCGCGGGTCCGGCACCGTAGGCGGTGACAGCCGGGTTGGTTTCCTCCTTGCCGACCGTCGTTTCGACAATGCCGGCTCCAACTCCGTATTGGCGTTTGACCACGATATAAGGCTCTCAAGAGCTCTCAGGTTCGATGGTCAGTATATTCTCACGCACACAGCGGAGCACGATGAAGCTGGCGAGACATCGGGGCTTGAAGGCATCACCATTGACAATGGCAATCACAGCATCGTGTTTGACGGTGAATCGTTTTATGGTAATGCCGTGATCTCCAGGTTGCGGCATAACTCCCGTCACCTGAATGTTCAAGTGACCTACGACCAGGTGAGTCCGACCTATCGAACCGAAGTTGGTTATGATCCACTTGCCAACGGCAGAAGGATACAGTATTTCACCGGTTACCACATTAGACCGGCTACGGGCCTGTTTCAGAGGATCACACCTCAGGTTTATATCATGAGGAAGTGGAACTACGATGGTCAGAGGAAGGATATCCTCACCAACTTCAGCCTTGACAACAGCCTCAGATACGCGCAATTGAATTTCGGCGCTGCCTATAATTTCGGTTCGCAAATGTGGGATGGAGTCGAGTTCGATAATTTGTGGCACGCGGAGTTTTATGTCAACGCTCAGCCGACCGATGCTGTCGGTCTGAACTTCAATATATCGCGGTCCAAGACAGTGGCCCTGTTCGCTCTGGCCAAGGGTGACGAAACCGGCGTCTTCGCGGCGCTCAGCCTCAAGCCTCTTGACAGGCTGACGATCGAGCCGACGCTCAACTATGCCAGAAGCACTCATGAGGAAACAGGTGAGGAACTTTACGACGGTTATATCACCAGAACCAGATTTCAGCTGCAGGCAAACAAGGAGCTTTCGGTTCGTCTGGTGGTGCAGTATAATGACTTCCGCCAGCGCTGGGATATTGACCCGCTTTTCACATACCGGCTGAGTTCATTCTCGGTATTCTATGTCGGTTCGACCTATGATTACGCGCAGTTCAACCCGGCGCAGGATGAAACCTCACAGTGGTCACTTACTTCGCGGCAGTTCTTCATGAAGCTGCAGTATCTGTTCCAGATTTAA
- a CDS encoding deoxyribodipyrimidine photo-lyase has protein sequence MNQLRIDERRVRALREAPPAEGPVACLMCRDQRVTDNWALLFAQQRALDLKRPMIVIGAPKLDYPRISRRQLAFSLEGLKQVETELQKLNITFFLSDVDKPSELLKLIGMIQPGLLVTDFSPLRESRAWKSSLADKAVLPLYEVDAHNIVPAWIASPKQEYAAYTFRPKINRHIKELLTGFPQLKKHPYAVSTPVPRLSRGLTPAYDSALSDPVSLPGEKRAKATLNTFLKKRLPDYHQYRNDASMKVQSDLSPYLHFGQISSQRVAIETQLRATDIKSQEAFLEELIVRRELADNFCLYNESYDSFAGFPAWARGSLDEHRSDPRPYLYSPNQLERAQTHDELWNAAQTEMVTRGKMHGYMRMYWAKKILEWTISPEKALDTAIYLNDKYELDGCDPNGYTGIAWSIGGVHDRPWFEHEIFGKVRYMSYSGANRKFDIVTYINRHKTGAAG, from the coding sequence ATGAATCAGTTGCGAATTGATGAAAGAAGAGTTCGGGCGCTCAGAGAGGCTCCCCCGGCAGAAGGACCGGTTGCCTGCTTAATGTGTCGCGACCAGAGGGTTACCGACAATTGGGCACTCCTATTTGCGCAACAACGTGCCCTTGATTTGAAGCGCCCCATGATAGTAATTGGCGCTCCCAAGCTCGATTATCCCAGAATAAGCCGGCGACAACTCGCTTTCTCACTCGAGGGTCTCAAGCAGGTTGAAACCGAACTTCAGAAACTGAACATCACATTTTTCCTATCAGACGTTGATAAACCTTCCGAATTATTGAAATTGATCGGCATGATTCAGCCGGGTCTGCTGGTCACCGATTTTTCACCCCTGCGTGAAAGTCGCGCCTGGAAATCGTCTCTTGCCGATAAAGCAGTGCTGCCCTTATATGAAGTGGACGCACACAACATTGTCCCGGCCTGGATAGCCTCACCGAAGCAGGAGTATGCGGCCTATACTTTTCGCCCTAAAATCAATCGGCACATCAAAGAGCTTCTCACCGGGTTCCCGCAGTTAAAAAAACATCCGTATGCCGTGAGCACACCCGTGCCGCGACTATCGCGGGGACTCACACCGGCATACGACAGTGCTCTGTCGGATCCTGTATCGCTGCCGGGAGAAAAAAGGGCCAAAGCGACCCTGAACACATTCCTGAAAAAAAGGCTACCCGATTATCATCAGTATCGGAACGATGCCTCGATGAAAGTTCAATCGGATCTTTCCCCCTACCTGCACTTCGGTCAAATATCCTCCCAGCGGGTCGCTATCGAGACACAATTGCGCGCCACAGACATAAAATCGCAAGAGGCCTTTTTGGAGGAGCTCATTGTTCGGCGTGAGCTTGCCGACAATTTCTGTCTTTACAATGAGTCTTATGACTCTTTCGCAGGTTTCCCGGCCTGGGCCAGAGGATCTCTCGATGAACACCGGTCGGATCCACGCCCCTACCTCTACTCGCCCAATCAATTGGAGCGGGCACAAACCCATGATGAACTGTGGAACGCGGCACAGACAGAGATGGTAACGCGCGGCAAGATGCACGGTTACATGCGTATGTACTGGGCCAAAAAGATTCTTGAGTGGACCATCTCGCCCGAGAAGGCCCTGGATACCGCTATCTACCTAAACGACAAATATGAGCTTGACGGCTGCGACCCCAACGGTTACACTGGAATTGCGTGGTCGATAGGTGGCGTACATGACCGCCCGTGGTTCGAGCACGAGATTTTCGGCAAGGTACGCTACATGAGCTACAGCGGAGCAAACCGCAAATTTGACATAGTTACGTATATAAACCGCCACAAAACGGGGGCTGCCGGGTGA
- a CDS encoding DUF4397 domain-containing protein, whose protein sequence is MRKHLRHLPLVGMLLAVPILTVSCSDDDDSNPVLSTPAPTANVIIVHASPDAPGVDIVVDNGAPAVEDLEFLQNTGYVALNSGTRNVKVNVANSTTTVINADLNLSPNVNYSVFAVNSVANIEPLVLVDDLSAPAAGKAHVRFVHLSPDAPSVDVALAGGGAVVFGNVAFKEFLGFTPLDAGTYNLEVRVAGTATVALPLPGITLQAGKIYTVFAKGFLSGTGSQALGAEIIVNN, encoded by the coding sequence ATGAGAAAACACTTACGCCATTTGCCCCTGGTTGGGATGCTGCTAGCTGTCCCTATATTAACCGTCTCGTGCAGTGACGACGACGACAGCAATCCGGTGCTCAGCACCCCCGCGCCGACTGCCAATGTCATTATAGTCCACGCGTCGCCCGATGCTCCCGGGGTTGATATCGTGGTCGACAATGGAGCCCCGGCGGTTGAGGATTTGGAGTTTCTACAGAATACCGGTTACGTGGCCTTGAATTCAGGTACACGAAACGTGAAAGTCAACGTTGCTAATTCCACTACGACTGTGATCAACGCCGACTTGAACCTCAGCCCTAATGTCAACTACTCGGTTTTCGCAGTCAACTCGGTGGCAAACATTGAGCCGCTGGTTCTGGTGGATGATCTCTCGGCGCCTGCCGCAGGCAAAGCACATGTGCGTTTCGTACATCTTTCGCCCGATGCTCCGTCGGTTGATGTTGCTTTAGCCGGTGGCGGAGCGGTGGTTTTCGGCAATGTCGCGTTTAAGGAGTTTCTTGGCTTCACACCGCTTGATGCCGGTACCTACAACCTTGAGGTGCGTGTGGCCGGTACCGCGACTGTCGCTCTACCCCTGCCGGGTATAACCCTCCAGGCAGGTAAGATATACACCGTCTTTGCCAAAGGCTTCTTGTCCGGAACCGGTTCCCAGGCCCTCGGTGCGGAGATAATTGTCAACAACTAA
- a CDS encoding metallophosphoesterase, producing the protein MKAFTCFLASVVLALTSGVFADDNSDSTIPNFNDGPHVYWHDDSTVTILYYCNETVDSQTVTIGTALSFGGFCDDSLTEYLITTGDRPAETQIVEGASRIMALSDIHGEYEYLVDILQKSGAIDENLRWSWGDGHLVIDGDIFDRGDMVTECLWLVYGLQQQARAAEGEVHFVLGNHELMVMRGDNRYVNDKYIEGICRKTRIKHEDLFGPDMELGRWLRRQPTLLKINDILFVHGGISPSLLNRSLDIAAINDETCRGFDLRSSQLAFDQPARFLFGGEGPFWYRGFHYAMDDDYAMATPDGIDSILSYFGVSAVVVGHTQVDSVMGLFENRVFAIDVPFEDIYSLEALLWEDGKFFRVSGSGEKMLLK; encoded by the coding sequence ATGAAAGCCTTTACTTGTTTTCTCGCATCAGTCGTCTTAGCACTTACATCGGGCGTTTTCGCAGACGACAACAGCGACTCTACAATTCCTAATTTCAACGATGGTCCCCACGTGTACTGGCACGACGATTCCACTGTCACCATACTCTATTATTGTAACGAAACGGTCGACAGCCAGACAGTAACTATCGGAACGGCGCTGAGCTTCGGCGGTTTTTGCGATGATTCCCTTACGGAGTACCTGATTACCACCGGAGACAGACCGGCGGAGACGCAAATTGTTGAGGGAGCTTCAAGAATTATGGCTCTGAGCGACATTCATGGCGAATATGAGTATCTCGTTGATATCCTTCAAAAGAGCGGTGCCATCGATGAGAACCTTCGCTGGAGTTGGGGAGATGGTCACCTGGTTATCGATGGCGACATATTCGATCGCGGCGATATGGTCACGGAATGTCTGTGGCTGGTTTATGGCCTTCAGCAGCAGGCGAGAGCGGCGGAGGGCGAAGTGCACTTTGTTCTGGGCAATCATGAGTTGATGGTGATGCGCGGCGACAACAGATATGTAAATGATAAGTACATCGAGGGAATCTGTCGCAAGACGAGAATCAAACACGAAGACCTCTTCGGACCCGACATGGAACTCGGGCGATGGCTCCGGCGGCAGCCCACTCTGCTCAAAATAAACGACATACTTTTCGTGCACGGAGGCATATCACCCTCGCTATTGAATCGCAGTCTGGATATTGCGGCTATTAATGATGAGACCTGTCGCGGTTTCGATCTACGCTCCTCACAGTTGGCTTTCGACCAACCGGCTCGGTTCCTTTTCGGCGGCGAAGGCCCCTTTTGGTACCGTGGTTTTCATTACGCAATGGATGATGATTACGCGATGGCTACTCCTGACGGAATTGACAGCATCCTCTCCTATTTTGGTGTTTCAGCCGTTGTTGTCGGGCACACTCAGGTTGACAGCGTCATGGGGCTATTTGAAAACCGCGTGTTTGCTATAGATGTACCTTTTGAGGATATTTATTCGCTTGAAGCCCTGCTTTGGGAGGATGGGAAATTCTTCCGGGTGAGCGGTTCGGGTGAAAAGATGTTGCTAAAATAG
- a CDS encoding RNA polymerase sigma factor, protein MEIKAVHDYSSIVSELNDDVFRLIRRIVGDRDQALDLTQDVFVKILSGDIKIKDWSRRRAYVLKSAFNVALNFKRDRGRRTAKHELIRQQAETLDEQHQVTPELDDTCVRLTAALESLAAKQREALTLRFFGDLSIAEVALIMSVSVGAVKVHLARGLKNLHRLMREDSQKELI, encoded by the coding sequence ATGGAAATCAAAGCTGTACACGATTATTCCAGCATTGTATCTGAACTCAACGATGACGTTTTCCGGTTGATTCGCCGAATTGTCGGCGACAGGGATCAGGCTTTGGACCTGACACAAGATGTTTTCGTGAAGATTTTGTCCGGTGATATTAAAATCAAAGACTGGTCACGGCGCAGAGCCTATGTGCTCAAATCAGCCTTCAATGTTGCCCTCAATTTCAAGAGGGATCGCGGCCGGCGGACAGCCAAACACGAATTGATTCGGCAGCAGGCAGAAACGCTTGATGAACAGCACCAGGTCACGCCGGAACTTGACGATACCTGCGTCAGGCTAACCGCTGCCCTTGAAAGTCTGGCCGCAAAACAGAGAGAGGCGCTGACGCTGCGATTTTTTGGAGATTTGAGTATTGCTGAAGTGGCGCTAATCATGTCAGTCTCGGTGGGCGCTGTCAAAGTGCATCTGGCCAGAGGACTGAAGAATCTGCATCGCTTGATGCGCGAAGATTCACAAAAGGAGTTAATATGA
- a CDS encoding zf-HC2 domain-containing protein, producing the protein MNCGKYEEELALYAMGELNCGKAEELRLHMEGCESCRDTVREYENMMTAFTRSKESDLTEIEKLRLENSVFRHVAARFVLRSKGGRSRLVPYLLRVAAALVVFLFGYGVSHVFDSSNRPVPVTSLQMMSGLTEGEYRYTTATSQLRFSAEGLKLIARGQSALPDKKTRPTDNP; encoded by the coding sequence ATGAATTGCGGAAAATATGAAGAGGAACTTGCCCTGTATGCGATGGGGGAACTCAACTGTGGAAAGGCGGAAGAACTCAGGCTGCATATGGAAGGATGTGAGAGTTGTCGAGACACCGTTCGTGAATACGAGAACATGATGACAGCCTTTACCCGATCTAAAGAGAGTGACCTCACCGAAATCGAGAAACTTCGTCTTGAAAATAGCGTATTCCGGCATGTTGCTGCCAGGTTTGTGTTGCGCTCGAAAGGCGGACGGTCCCGCCTCGTACCATATCTGCTGAGGGTAGCGGCTGCCTTGGTCGTTTTCCTGTTTGGCTACGGTGTGAGTCACGTGTTTGATTCCAGCAACCGCCCGGTACCTGTAACCAGCTTACAGATGATGTCAGGGCTGACAGAGGGGGAATACAGATACACCACCGCTACATCACAGCTTCGGTTCTCCGCAGAGGGACTCAAGCTGATTGCCAGGGGGCAATCGGCTCTGCCAGACAAAAAAACGAGGCCCACGGATAATCCGTGA
- a CDS encoding MerR family transcriptional regulator — MEHKHTIRVVAKKTGLSPQLIRMWERRYGAVTPDRTESGRRLYTDSDILRLSLLRQATAAGETISQVARLTDEELSELLDSNGPLTQTPAIGMPNEKSADDYINAGQRAIFDFDSASLETTLLAASTDLGQAAFLEKVLAPLLERTGESWFSGDLKIAHEHLASSVIRSLLGSMVLSQKSDRRSPLLLTTTPSGQHHELGALIASVMATSLGWRSLYLGPDLPAEEIASSVKQKQASAVALSVVYPGDDPRLLLELKKLRRLLPDNVSLIAGGRASNALKPVLDEIGAVTVTDLADFRRRLIELRESRKVFH, encoded by the coding sequence ATGGAACATAAACACACAATAAGAGTGGTTGCGAAAAAAACGGGCCTCTCCCCACAATTAATAAGGATGTGGGAGCGAAGGTATGGGGCGGTGACGCCGGATCGAACCGAATCGGGCAGAAGGTTGTACACCGACAGCGATATTCTTCGTTTATCTTTGTTGAGACAAGCGACCGCCGCGGGTGAAACTATCAGCCAGGTAGCGCGATTGACCGACGAGGAACTTTCGGAATTGCTCGATAGTAACGGACCGCTGACGCAGACGCCTGCCATTGGAATGCCAAACGAGAAATCGGCCGATGACTATATCAACGCCGGTCAGCGTGCCATTTTTGATTTTGACTCGGCTTCTCTGGAGACAACCTTGCTTGCCGCTTCTACTGACCTCGGACAAGCGGCTTTCCTGGAAAAGGTACTTGCCCCTTTATTGGAAAGGACGGGCGAGTCGTGGTTTAGCGGCGATCTCAAAATAGCGCACGAACATCTGGCATCATCGGTTATACGATCTTTGCTTGGCAGCATGGTGCTCTCGCAAAAGAGTGACCGTCGTTCTCCCCTGCTACTGACCACCACACCATCCGGTCAGCACCACGAGCTGGGGGCGCTGATCGCCTCGGTGATGGCAACATCGCTCGGATGGCGCTCGCTTTATCTGGGTCCGGATTTGCCCGCCGAGGAGATTGCATCATCGGTCAAGCAGAAACAAGCCAGTGCCGTGGCGCTGAGTGTAGTCTATCCCGGCGATGACCCTCGCCTTTTGCTGGAACTAAAAAAACTCCGTCGTTTATTGCCTGATAACGTAAGCCTGATAGCCGGGGGCAGAGCCTCCAATGCCCTCAAGCCGGTGCTTGATGAGATTGGCGCCGTCACGGTCACCGATCTGGCGGACTTTCGTCGGCGGCTAATTGAACTAAGAGAAAGCAGGAAGGTTTTTCATTGA
- a CDS encoding GNAT family N-acetyltransferase yields MTCHCEFLSEEKFPQIAGTFDEAFADYYQKSTRKAETWLFNRAAKNGVEWDYSVGAFDGERMVGITLIGISEWMGKLAAFDAGTGIVPDYRGRGLAAEMFQLAVPKLKQRGVTKFLLEVLQVNEPAIKAYQKSGFKITREFDCLGLKKETFSVEANPKLSVEIKPLRKDRVAQLAPFADWQPSWENMFSSIERIPDDVVINGAFLDGELVGAIGYYPLLNWIVTLVVKPEYRRQGTATYLLKDFVDNFDRDIAQINLVNVDRSDSGMLAFLERMGFESFTSQYEMELEL; encoded by the coding sequence ATGACCTGTCATTGTGAATTTTTGTCCGAAGAGAAGTTTCCGCAGATTGCCGGAACCTTCGATGAGGCCTTTGCCGACTATTATCAGAAATCCACACGCAAGGCCGAAACGTGGCTATTTAATCGCGCGGCAAAGAACGGTGTGGAATGGGATTACAGCGTGGGGGCGTTCGATGGCGAGAGAATGGTTGGGATCACGCTGATTGGGATCAGTGAGTGGATGGGAAAGCTCGCGGCTTTCGATGCCGGCACCGGCATTGTGCCGGATTATCGCGGTCGTGGTCTCGCCGCCGAGATGTTCCAACTGGCTGTGCCGAAACTAAAGCAACGGGGAGTGACAAAATTCCTTCTTGAGGTTCTTCAGGTCAACGAACCGGCCATCAAAGCGTATCAGAAAAGCGGCTTTAAAATCACACGTGAGTTCGATTGTCTGGGTCTGAAGAAGGAGACATTTTCGGTAGAGGCCAATCCGAAACTGTCTGTTGAGATAAAGCCGTTGCGCAAAGACCGGGTGGCGCAACTGGCGCCATTCGCCGACTGGCAGCCATCGTGGGAGAACATGTTCAGTTCGATAGAGAGAATTCCCGACGATGTTGTCATAAACGGGGCGTTTCTGGACGGTGAGTTAGTCGGGGCGATTGGCTATTATCCTCTACTGAATTGGATTGTGACGCTGGTGGTCAAACCCGAATACCGTAGACAGGGGACAGCCACCTACCTGCTCAAAGATTTTGTCGACAACTTTGACCGCGATATCGCCCAGATAAATCTTGTCAATGTTGATCGTTCCGATAGCGGCATGCTGGCCTTTCTTGAGAGGATGGGATTTGAGAGCTTCACCTCGCAGTATGAGATGGAGCTGGAGTTGTGA